The Streptomyces sp. NBC_00224 genome contains the following window.
GTCCAGGGCGCGGTCGAGGACCGGGCGGTCCTGGGTGAGCGTGCCCGTCTTGTCGACGCAGACGACGTCGACGGCGCCCAGGTCGTGCAGCGCGGGCAGCCGTTTGACGATCACCTCGTGCGTACGGGCCAGGGTGGCCGCGCCCCGGGCCAGCGCCGTGGTGACGATCACCGGCAGCATTTCGGGGGTCAGCCCGACGGCCACCGCCACGGCGAACGGCAGGGTCTCCAGGCCGCGCCCGCGCAGCGCCGCGTTCGCCATCAGGACGAGCGGCGGCGTGAGCAGCATGAATCTGATCAGGATCCAGGAGATGCCGTACACGGAACGGTCGAAGGCGGTCGTACGGCGATCACCTCCGCGCACCTTGCCGTAAGCCCGCCTGCCGTAAGCCCACTTGCCGAAGGCCCGCCTGCCGAAGGCCGCCCCACCGTCGGCCGCCCCACCGAAGGCCGCCCCGCCGTCGTCCGCCTCCCCGTGCGCCGCCGCGAACCGCGTGTCCGCGCCGGTCGCGACGACCACTCCCGTACCGCTGCCGGAGGCCACGCTGCTGCCCTGGAAGCACAGCTCCGGGCGGTCGAAGCCGCTCCCGCCCGGGGACGGCTCGTCGGCCGGGTACTTGCGCACCGGGGCCGACTCGCCGGTCAGCGCCGCCTGATGCATCGTCAGCCCGGTCGCGCGCAGCAGTCGCAGATCCGCCGGGACCAGGTCGCCCGGGCCGAGCCGGACCACATCGCCCACCACCACCTGGTCCACCGGGATCTCGCGCGGCGCCGGGTCCGCGTCCGGGCCCGCCCGGCGCACCACGGTCGCCGTGGTCGCCACCAGCTCGCGCAGCCCGGCCGCCGAGCGGTCCGCCCGGTACTCACCCGCCGCCCGCAGCACACAGCTCACCGCCACCAGGACCGCGATGACGGCCGCCGTGCCCCACGCCGCGACCAGCGCCGACACCACGGCCAGCGACGCCAGCACCGCCGTGAACGGGTCCCGCAGACTCCGTACGAGCCGGAGGGGCCAGGACGGGGTGCGCCGGGTGGGCAGCACGTTGTCACCGTCGCGCGCGAGGCGGGCGTCGGCCTCGGAATCCAGCAGCCCGCGCGGCCCGGAGTCGAGCGCGCGCAACACCTGCAGCGGGGTACGCCGCTCAGGCGCCCAGGTCACGGACGAGTCCCGGAGTCGCGCCCGACCCGAGCCGGTCGTCCAGCCGCGCCACGAGCCAGCGCACCAGCTCGACCACCTCGGGGTCGTTCACCAGGTAGACCACCCGGCGGCCCTCGCGGCGGGAGCGGACCAGCCCGGCGAGCTTCAGCTTCGCCAGGTGCTGGCTGACGGCGGGCAGCGCCCCGCCGACGCGCTCGGCGAGCCCGGTCACGTCCGACTCGCCGTGGCTGAGCGCCCAGACGATGTGCAGCCGCGCGGGCGAGGCGAGCAGCCCGAAGACCCCGGCCGCCTCGCCGAGCACCTCGGCGGACGGATCGGCGGACGGGTCGGCGGGCGCGTCGCCCGACGAACTGGTCAGCTTCTTCACCGGCGCCTCCTGCCCGTGTCCCTACGTGATTCCGTACGTGATTCCGTACGCGATCCCGTACGCGATTTCGTACGCGATGAAGTCAGGCGGCCAGTCTAGGCGCGGCCACTGACACCGGGCCTTGTCCCCGGCCGCCCCGTCCTCCGCCCCCTCGCTCTACAGCGGTACGAGCGTGACCTCGGTCGCCTTCACGCTCGACCAGACCGCCACGCCCTCCGCCAGCCGCAGCTCGGCCGCCGCCTCCGGGGTGATCTCCGCGACCAGGTCCGGGGCGTCCGGAGAGCCGATCAGGACGCGCAGCCGGCTGCCGGTCGCGGTGATCTCGCGGACCGTGCCGGGCCAGGTGTTGCGGGGACTGCCGCCGGGCCGTTCGCGGTGGACCGCGACCGACTCCGGCGCGATGATCGCCAACGCGCGGCTGCCGGCGGGCAGTTGCTCGGCCGCGACGATCCGGCCGCCGCCGGGCAGCGCGAGCCCGTCCGCGCCGGCCTCGCCCGGCCAGGCGTTGCGGCCCAGCATCCGGGCCACCCAGGGGGAGCGCGGGTGGCGGGTCACCTCGGCGGGCGGGGCGTCCTGGAGGGCGCGGCCGCCGTCGAGCACGAGGACGCGGTCCGCCAGCGACACCGCCTCGACCGGGTCGTGGGTGACGATCAGGCAGACCCCGCCGAAGCCGTCGAGGTGGGTGCGCAGGGTGTGGCGGACGCGGGCGCGGGTCGTCTGGTCGAGGGCCGCCAGCGGCTCGTCGAGCAGGAGCAGCCGGGGCCGGGCCGCGAGCGCCCGGGCCAGTGCGACCCGCTGGGCCTGGCCGCCGGAGAGCTGGCCGGGCCTGCGGTGGGCGAGGCGGCCCACGCCGAGCCGGTCCAGCCACGCCTGCGCCTCCCGTCGGGCCTCGGCGCGCGCGACGCCCTGGGCGCGCAGCCCGTACGCCGTGTTGGCGAGCGCCGTCATGTGCGGGAACAGCGCGCCGTCCTGCGGCACCCAGGCGACCCCGCGCCGGTGCGGCGGCAGGCCGGTCACGTCCTGGTCGCCCAGGCGCAGTCCGGCACGCGCGCGTGGGGTGAGTCCGAGCAGGGCGCGCAGGAGCGTGGTCTTGCCCGCGCCGTTCTCGCCCACGACGGCGATGGTGGTGCCGGGCGCGGCGTCCAGGGTCAGCTCGGTGAACCCGCTGACCTCGGCGTGGAGCGCCCAGCGCCCGGCGGGGGAGGGCGACTTCGGGGCATCGGTGGACGTGGGCCCGTCGGACTCGTACGCGCGACTCTCCTCCGTACCGCGACTCTCCTCCGTACGTAGTACGGATACGGAACGCGTCCCGCCCCCTGTCCAGCGGCCGCGCAGGGCGACCAGGACCGCCATCGCGATGGCGAGCAGCAGCAGGGAGACGGAGGTCGCGGCCTCGGGGGAGTTCTGGAGCAGCAGATAGACCTGGAGGGGGAGGGTCTGGGTGGTGCCGGGGAGGTTGCCCGCGAAGGTGATCGTGGCGCCGAACTCGCCCAGCGCGCGCGCCCACGTCAGCGCGGCCCCGGCGGCGAGGCCGGGCGCGACCATCGGCAGCGTGACGGTCAGGAACACCCGGAACGGGGAGGCGCCGAGGGAGGCCGCGGTCTCCTCGTAGCGGGGGCGCAGCCCGCCGAGCGCGCCCTCCAGGCTGATCACCAGGAACGGCATGGCCACGAAGGTGGCGGCGACCACCGCGCCGGAGGTGTGGAAGGGCAGTGTGATGCCGAAGGTGTCCTCCAGCCACGGCCCGAGCAGCCCGCGCCGCCCGAAGCCGAGCAGCAGCGCCACACCGCCGACGGTCGGCGGCAGCACCATCGGGAGCAGTACGAGGGAGCGCACCAGCGCCTTGCCGGGGAAGTCCACGCGCGCGAGGAGCCACGCCAGCGGCACCCCCAGCACGAGGGAGAGGCCGAGCGCCCAGAAGGAGACGAGGAGGGACAGTCGCAGCGCCTCGGTGACGCCCGGGCTGGTCAGATGCGTACCGAGGTCGCCCCAGGAGGTGCGGGCCAGGATGCCGACGAGCGGCATCAGCAGGAACGCCACGGCGACCAGCGCGGGCACCAGCAGGGTGACGGGGGCGCGCAGGCCGCGGGAGCGGGCGCCCCTGCTCCAGCGGTCCGACCGGCTGCTCTTCATCGCGGCTTCCTGGGGCTTCTTGCGGCTGCTTGCGGCTTCGTGGGCTTCTCGGGGTGGTGCGGGGCCGGGGCCGCCCGTTTCGCCCCCCGTACGGAACGGGCGGCCCCGGCAGGGGAGTTACGGCTTCTGGAAGCCCGCGTCCTGGAGGATCTTCTGCGCCTCGGGGCTGCTGAGCCACTGCACGAACGCGGCCGCCGCGTCGGCGTTCTTGGAGGCCTTCAGGGTGGCGGCCGGGTACTGGGCCACCGCGTTCTGCGCGTCCGGGATCTCCACCGCGTCGACCTTGCCGGTGGCGGAGGCGGCGTCGGTCTTGTAGACGATGCCCGCGTCCGCCTCGCCGAGCTCGACCTTGGTGAGGACGGCCCGTACGTTCGGCTCCTGCGAGACCGGCTTGACCGTGATCTTCTGCGCGTCCAGGACCTTCTTGCTGTAGCGGCCGACCGGCACCTCGGGCGCGGCGAGCACGACCTTCAGCTTGGTGTCGGCCAGGTCCTTGAGCGCGCCGACCTTCTTCGGGTTGCCCTTGCCGGTGGCGATGACGAGCCGGTTCCTGGTGATGACGGTCGCCGCGCCGGTGTCCGACTTGAGCCCGTCCATGGTCTTCGTGTCGGCGGTGACCAGGGCGTCGGCGGGGGCGCCCTGCTTGACCTGGGCGGCGAGCTCCTGCGACCCGGCGAAGGAGAACGTCACCTTGGTACCCGGGTGCCCCTTCTCGTACGCGGCGCCCGCCGCCTTGAAGACGTCGGTCAGCGAGGCGGCGGCGAGAACCGTGAGCTTCGCCGCGGGCGCCCCGGTGGAACTCTTGGCGGTGCCCGGGTCGTTCTTCTTGTTGTCGTCGTCCTTGCCGCAGGCGGCGAGGGGGACGAGCAGCGCGGCGGTGACGACGGCGGCCGCGGCGCGGCGCCGGGTGAGGAAGGGGGCCATGGGGGCGGTACTCCTTGGGTGCTGAGCCGCGCCGGTGACGGCGACGCCGCTGGAACGTGGACGTACGGGGGTGTCCTGAGCGGGCGTGTCTAAGCGCGGTCGATGTGCACGCTGGTCGACTTCACGCG
Protein-coding sequences here:
- a CDS encoding ArsR/SmtB family transcription factor, with protein sequence MKKLTSSSGDAPADPSADPSAEVLGEAAGVFGLLASPARLHIVWALSHGESDVTGLAERVGGALPAVSQHLAKLKLAGLVRSRREGRRVVYLVNDPEVVELVRWLVARLDDRLGSGATPGLVRDLGA
- a CDS encoding ABC transporter permease gives rise to the protein MKSSRSDRWSRGARSRGLRAPVTLLVPALVAVAFLLMPLVGILARTSWGDLGTHLTSPGVTEALRLSLLVSFWALGLSLVLGVPLAWLLARVDFPGKALVRSLVLLPMVLPPTVGGVALLLGFGRRGLLGPWLEDTFGITLPFHTSGAVVAATFVAMPFLVISLEGALGGLRPRYEETAASLGASPFRVFLTVTLPMVAPGLAAGAALTWARALGEFGATITFAGNLPGTTQTLPLQVYLLLQNSPEAATSVSLLLLAIAMAVLVALRGRWTGGGTRSVSVLRTEESRGTEESRAYESDGPTSTDAPKSPSPAGRWALHAEVSGFTELTLDAAPGTTIAVVGENGAGKTTLLRALLGLTPRARAGLRLGDQDVTGLPPHRRGVAWVPQDGALFPHMTALANTAYGLRAQGVARAEARREAQAWLDRLGVGRLAHRRPGQLSGGQAQRVALARALAARPRLLLLDEPLAALDQTTRARVRHTLRTHLDGFGGVCLIVTHDPVEAVSLADRVLVLDGGRALQDAPPAEVTRHPRSPWVARMLGRNAWPGEAGADGLALPGGGRIVAAEQLPAGSRALAIIAPESVAVHRERPGGSPRNTWPGTVREITATGSRLRVLIGSPDAPDLVAEITPEAAAELRLAEGVAVWSSVKATEVTLVPL
- the modA gene encoding molybdate ABC transporter substrate-binding protein, which gives rise to MAPFLTRRRAAAAVVTAALLVPLAACGKDDDNKKNDPGTAKSSTGAPAAKLTVLAAASLTDVFKAAGAAYEKGHPGTKVTFSFAGSQELAAQVKQGAPADALVTADTKTMDGLKSDTGAATVITRNRLVIATGKGNPKKVGALKDLADTKLKVVLAAPEVPVGRYSKKVLDAQKITVKPVSQEPNVRAVLTKVELGEADAGIVYKTDAASATGKVDAVEIPDAQNAVAQYPAATLKASKNADAAAAFVQWLSSPEAQKILQDAGFQKP